One segment of Pleomorphomonas sp. PLEO DNA contains the following:
- the fabB gene encoding beta-ketoacyl-ACP synthase I: MRRVVVTGMGIVSSIGNNTQEVLASLHDARSGITSAPSFAEHGFRCQVYGVPTLDPATVVDRRAMRFHGGGTAWNHVAMDQAILDAGLEAGDISSERTGIIMGSGGASTRTIVESALKTIESGSSKKVGPFAVPKAMSSTASATLATWFKIKGVNYSISSACATSNHCIGNAYEMIQYGKQDMMFAGGCEELDWTLSVLFDAMGAMASKYNDTPATASRAYDRNRDGFVIAGGAGVLVLEELEHAKARGAKIYGEIVGYGATSDGYDMVAPSGEGAVRCMRQALSTVKEKIDYINPHATSTPAGDAPEIEAIRTVFGGADNCPPISATKSLTGHSLGATGVQEAIYSLLMMNNRFIVKSAHIQEIDPAFADMPIVRDRIDDAKIDTVLSNSFGFGGTNATLVFQRYAA, encoded by the coding sequence ATGAGACGTGTCGTCGTCACCGGCATGGGCATCGTGTCCTCAATCGGCAACAATACGCAGGAGGTGCTGGCGTCCTTGCATGATGCTCGTTCGGGCATCACTTCCGCCCCCAGCTTTGCCGAGCACGGCTTCCGCTGCCAGGTCTATGGCGTGCCGACTCTCGACCCCGCGACGGTGGTCGACCGGCGGGCGATGCGCTTCCACGGCGGCGGTACCGCTTGGAACCACGTGGCCATGGATCAGGCTATTCTCGACGCAGGTCTCGAGGCTGGAGACATTTCCAGCGAGCGTACCGGCATCATCATGGGTTCAGGCGGCGCCTCGACGCGTACCATTGTCGAATCGGCTCTGAAGACCATCGAGAGCGGTTCCTCCAAGAAAGTAGGCCCCTTCGCCGTTCCCAAAGCGATGAGTTCCACGGCTTCGGCCACGCTCGCCACTTGGTTCAAGATCAAGGGGGTCAACTATTCGATCTCTTCAGCTTGCGCTACGTCGAACCATTGCATCGGCAACGCCTACGAGATGATCCAGTACGGCAAGCAGGACATGATGTTTGCCGGTGGCTGCGAAGAGCTCGACTGGACGCTTTCTGTGTTGTTCGACGCCATGGGGGCTATGGCCTCCAAGTATAACGACACGCCGGCCACGGCTTCACGCGCCTATGACCGGAATCGCGATGGCTTCGTCATCGCCGGTGGCGCCGGTGTGCTCGTTCTCGAGGAACTGGAGCATGCCAAGGCGCGCGGCGCCAAGATCTATGGCGAGATCGTCGGCTACGGTGCTACCTCCGACGGCTACGATATGGTTGCGCCGTCGGGCGAGGGGGCGGTGCGCTGCATGCGTCAGGCGCTCTCCACCGTGAAAGAGAAGATCGACTACATCAACCCGCACGCCACCTCGACGCCGGCCGGCGACGCGCCGGAGATCGAAGCGATCCGCACGGTGTTCGGGGGCGCCGACAACTGCCCGCCGATTTCCGCCACCAAGTCGCTGACCGGCCATTCTCTCGGCGCTACCGGCGTGCAGGAGGCGATCTATTCGTTGCTGATGATGAACAACCGTTTCATCGTCAAGAGCGCGCATATCCAGGAAATCGATCCGGCTTTCGCCGACATGCCGATTGTCCGCGACCGTATCGACGACGCCAAGATCGACACCGTGCTCTCCAACAGCTTTGGCTTCGGCGGCACCAACGCTACGCTGGTGTTCCAGCGCTATGCCGCCTGA
- a CDS encoding BadF/BadG/BcrA/BcrD ATPase family protein — MGRFFLGMDGGGSSARARLADYSGHWLGEGVGGPANAGNDLEGAAAALEAATNMALSVAGLSRHDRADIVAVIGAAGAGDPKVAAKLAAAPFGFRDLRVVTDAEIALEGALAGGDGGILIIGTGSQGYGRVGERRFRVGGWGPSLSDGGSGAVIGRRAARRALEAHEGLAASSPMTAAIFERLGGSAATLSAFGKTARPADWAALAPVVFSHAEADDPVAKAIVMAGTAEIEALIGRLVTEGIGRVALMGGLAASYRPRLGHRFAGLLADPVGDALDGALSLARKDVAP, encoded by the coding sequence ATGGGGCGTTTTTTTCTCGGCATGGACGGTGGCGGAAGCAGTGCTCGTGCCCGTCTTGCCGACTATTCCGGCCATTGGCTCGGCGAGGGCGTTGGCGGCCCGGCAAACGCTGGCAATGATCTGGAGGGAGCCGCGGCAGCGCTCGAGGCGGCGACGAACATGGCGCTATCCGTCGCCGGCCTTTCCCGTCATGACCGAGCCGACATCGTGGCGGTCATCGGCGCCGCTGGCGCGGGGGACCCTAAAGTGGCCGCTAAGCTTGCCGCCGCGCCTTTCGGTTTCCGCGATCTCCGCGTCGTCACCGACGCCGAGATCGCTCTCGAGGGCGCTCTGGCCGGTGGCGACGGCGGCATCCTGATCATCGGGACTGGCAGCCAAGGTTACGGGCGCGTGGGCGAGCGGCGCTTTCGGGTCGGTGGCTGGGGACCGTCTCTTTCCGATGGCGGTTCGGGCGCGGTGATCGGCCGGCGCGCGGCGCGCCGGGCGCTCGAAGCGCATGAGGGGCTAGCAGCCTCCTCCCCGATGACGGCTGCCATTTTTGAGCGATTGGGCGGGTCGGCGGCAACGCTGTCAGCCTTCGGCAAGACGGCACGACCGGCCGACTGGGCGGCACTGGCGCCAGTCGTATTCAGCCATGCCGAGGCCGACGATCCGGTGGCCAAGGCGATTGTGATGGCTGGGACGGCGGAGATCGAAGCATTGATCGGCCGTCTCGTCACTGAGGGAATAGGACGTGTGGCCCTGATGGGCGGCTTAGCGGCCAGTTACCGGCCGCGCCTAGGGCACCGCTTCGCCGGCCTTCTTGCCGATCCCGTTGGCGATGCCCTTGATGGCGCGCTCAGCCTAGCAAGGAAGGACGTTGCCCCATGA
- a CDS encoding DUF1150 family protein has protein sequence MGAFTKNTSADDDKIMPEAAFRQLGGGRVAYLRRVSSDDVLAAHPGYLDLRPGMKLWALHSADGQPIMLTDSREAAIANAAEADLTPMMVH, from the coding sequence ATGGGTGCTTTCACCAAGAACACTTCCGCCGACGATGACAAGATCATGCCCGAAGCCGCCTTCAGGCAGCTCGGTGGTGGCAGGGTGGCTTATCTGCGTCGCGTCTCGTCCGATGACGTGCTGGCAGCCCATCCTGGATATCTCGACCTCAGACCGGGCATGAAGTTGTGGGCTCTGCATTCGGCTGACGGGCAGCCAATCATGCTGACGGACAGCCGTGAGGCAGCAATCGCCAATGCCGCCGAGGCCGACCTGACGCCGATGATGGTCCACTGA
- the irrA gene encoding iron response transcriptional regulator IrrA: MIGKTPVRTRLRDSGLRPTRQRVALAEILFSHGHRHVSAEDLHAEALTAKVPVSLATVYNTLNQFTEAGLLREVAVEGTRTYFDTNTDDHHHFYVEDENRVFDIPGPHVEIGDLPPAPAGMEIVRVDVVVRLRTKR; this comes from the coding sequence ATGATTGGCAAGACTCCGGTGCGGACTCGCCTCCGGGATTCGGGCCTCAGGCCCACCCGCCAGCGCGTCGCACTTGCCGAGATCCTGTTCTCGCATGGCCATCGCCATGTCTCCGCCGAGGATTTGCACGCCGAGGCACTGACCGCCAAGGTGCCGGTGTCGCTCGCCACGGTCTACAACACGCTCAATCAGTTCACCGAAGCCGGTCTTCTGCGTGAAGTGGCCGTCGAGGGCACGCGTACCTATTTTGACACCAATACCGACGACCACCATCATTTCTACGTCGAGGACGAGAATCGGGTGTTCGATATTCCTGGTCCGCACGTGGAAATTGGCGACCTGCCGCCGGCGCCCGCCGGTATGGAGATCGTCCGCGTCGACGTGGTCGTTCGGCTGCGCACCAAGCGCTGA
- a CDS encoding GntR family transcriptional regulator, with amino-acid sequence MMEPFTRVVGQDWRGRGGDAPLCRRLEVALRAAIADGRLSTGAPLPSERAIAAGLSISRITVRQALAPLVADGLVATRPGGGSSVADTKSAQTSDDRPSEAVSRRRTLLRSHADELAEKGEPVETRLVDRLTGPPSAPEAMTLGLGPGERVLRLYRLHCVADRPRILELTTLPAATIDAEAATVSPAEALAGVGLAAARAVERFRAVALGAVEAGLMELPEGTPAMRVERVSYTAGGRAVEISRAFCRGDGYEVVAALSAE; translated from the coding sequence ATGATGGAGCCCTTTACCCGCGTGGTTGGCCAAGATTGGCGCGGACGGGGCGGGGACGCGCCGCTCTGTCGTCGCCTCGAAGTCGCACTGCGGGCCGCCATCGCTGATGGACGACTTTCAACCGGTGCGCCATTACCCTCCGAACGAGCGATCGCCGCCGGTCTTTCCATTTCACGCATCACGGTGCGGCAGGCGCTGGCACCGCTCGTCGCCGATGGCCTGGTGGCCACACGGCCGGGAGGCGGCTCTAGTGTGGCCGACACCAAATCTGCCCAGACAAGTGATGATCGGCCATCCGAAGCGGTCAGCCGCCGACGGACCCTGTTGCGTTCGCACGCCGATGAACTGGCCGAAAAGGGCGAACCGGTGGAGACTCGCCTCGTCGACCGGTTGACCGGACCGCCGTCGGCTCCGGAAGCGATGACGCTTGGCCTCGGCCCTGGCGAGCGGGTGCTGAGGCTCTATCGCCTTCATTGCGTAGCGGACCGCCCGCGCATCCTGGAGCTGACGACGCTGCCGGCCGCAACGATTGATGCCGAAGCGGCCACTGTGTCACCAGCCGAGGCGCTCGCCGGCGTGGGACTGGCGGCAGCGCGCGCGGTGGAGCGTTTTCGTGCGGTGGCACTCGGCGCGGTCGAGGCGGGGCTCATGGAGTTGCCGGAAGGAACCCCTGCGATGCGTGTGGAGCGGGTGAGCTACACCGCGGGTGGCCGCGCGGTAGAGATCAGCCGCGCCTTCTGCCGCGGCGACGGCTACGAGGTAGTGGCAGCGCTGTCGGCCGAATAG
- the ptsN gene encoding PTS IIA-like nitrogen regulatory protein PtsN, protein MDLSDLLVIDAILPRLKSANKKQALQEMAAKAAALTGRDERDIFETLMQREKLGSTGVGHGVAIPHGKLAGLDRLVGVFALLDRPIDFDSLDGESVDVMFLLLAPESAGADHLKALARIARVLRDDETAAKLRAADDATAMYALLTENARSDAA, encoded by the coding sequence ATGGATCTCAGCGACCTCCTGGTGATCGACGCAATCCTGCCGCGGCTCAAGTCCGCCAACAAGAAGCAGGCCCTTCAGGAGATGGCCGCCAAGGCCGCGGCTCTCACCGGACGTGATGAGCGTGACATCTTCGAAACGCTGATGCAGCGTGAGAAGCTCGGTTCGACCGGCGTGGGCCACGGTGTGGCGATCCCGCACGGCAAGCTTGCCGGCCTTGATCGGTTGGTGGGAGTCTTCGCCCTGCTCGACCGGCCGATCGATTTCGATTCGCTGGATGGCGAGTCTGTCGACGTGATGTTCCTGTTGCTCGCACCGGAAAGCGCCGGCGCCGATCACCTCAAAGCACTTGCCCGCATTGCCCGTGTCCTGCGGGATGACGAGACGGCGGCCAAACTCAGAGCGGCCGACGATGCGACGGCGATGTACGCGCTGCTCACCGAGAACGCTCGCTCCGACGCCGCCTGA
- a CDS encoding Hsp20 family protein has translation MTRLAGFSSPFLLGFDEIERALDRVSKAANDGYPPYNIERIERDAPEGDVLRITLAVAGFTREQLEVSVEENQLVIRGRQADDKSRLYLHRGIAARQFQRTFVLAEGIEILGADLRNGLLSIDLVRPPLERVIRRIEINAED, from the coding sequence ATGACGAGATTGGCAGGCTTCTCGAGCCCGTTCCTTTTGGGCTTTGACGAGATCGAGCGGGCGCTCGACCGTGTGTCTAAGGCCGCGAACGACGGCTACCCTCCGTATAACATCGAGCGTATCGAACGTGATGCCCCAGAGGGAGACGTGCTTCGCATCACGCTGGCCGTCGCCGGTTTCACGCGCGAACAGCTCGAGGTTTCCGTTGAGGAGAACCAGTTGGTGATCCGCGGCCGCCAGGCAGACGACAAGTCTCGCCTCTATCTTCACCGCGGCATCGCGGCACGGCAATTCCAGCGCACGTTCGTGTTAGCCGAGGGTATTGAAATCCTTGGCGCCGATCTCCGGAATGGCTTGCTATCAATCGACTTGGTGCGCCCACCGCTGGAGCGAGTGATCCGGCGGATCGAGATCAATGCCGAGGACTGA
- a CDS encoding polyhydroxyalkanoate depolymerase, which produces MPYYHSYSGSQSARAPLLPAHRPPAASGFSADLYARVARRYCHPTFNLGTTFVSGVRGPVFERVVRATPFWTLTAFDRASINPDVDSPSVLVLPPYAGHCPTLVRDTIATFMPGHAVYVAGWADARQVPLSAGAFGLDEAIEAIADMVIEIGGRVHLVAVTEAGIIGVAAAALLAGRGRPPATLTLIGGPIDCRADNAGLAAGATARGVDWFLQAMIAPVPPPFEGAYREVFPGFFTLTGFPTYGFDRSLTDPKELFLSLITGDGDDADGRRGFFDEFLAVMDVPAEFMLQWIETVLINRPFTAAASQTGHPHATPPLAGIPLMTVEAGMDAFGGGGQTHAAHMMTSTPSEGCRHTEEDVGRFALFSGARWRASVFPRVADFIASHTSQEEPSCTALAEDLLTLSGLTPAFAARLNREGFYFVRQLARLDEAAAVQLDRRLGIATQPIVAQVSHQARRHLAGTGAVLNRRDGKAI; this is translated from the coding sequence GTGCCGTATTATCATAGTTATTCCGGATCCCAATCGGCCAGAGCCCCACTGCTGCCCGCTCATCGGCCACCGGCGGCGTCGGGTTTTTCTGCCGACCTCTATGCCCGCGTTGCGCGCCGTTATTGTCATCCGACGTTCAATCTCGGTACCACTTTCGTATCGGGCGTCCGTGGTCCGGTCTTCGAACGCGTAGTGCGTGCCACACCGTTCTGGACGTTGACCGCCTTCGATCGCGCGTCAATCAATCCCGACGTCGACAGTCCTTCCGTCCTGGTGCTGCCGCCATATGCCGGACACTGCCCAACACTCGTGCGCGACACGATCGCAACCTTCATGCCCGGCCACGCCGTATACGTCGCCGGCTGGGCCGACGCCCGGCAGGTGCCGCTGTCGGCTGGCGCTTTCGGGCTCGACGAAGCGATAGAAGCGATCGCCGACATGGTCATCGAGATCGGCGGGAGGGTGCATCTGGTCGCCGTGACCGAGGCGGGTATCATCGGTGTCGCCGCGGCCGCTCTGCTCGCTGGGCGCGGCCGTCCGCCTGCCACGCTGACACTCATCGGAGGCCCGATCGACTGCCGCGCCGACAACGCCGGGCTTGCCGCCGGCGCCACCGCGCGCGGGGTCGACTGGTTCCTGCAGGCGATGATCGCGCCAGTGCCTCCGCCTTTCGAAGGTGCATATCGTGAAGTTTTTCCTGGGTTCTTTACCCTCACCGGGTTTCCGACGTATGGCTTCGATCGGTCACTCACCGACCCAAAAGAACTGTTTCTCAGCCTTATCACCGGCGATGGCGACGATGCTGATGGCCGCCGAGGCTTCTTCGATGAATTCCTGGCGGTGATGGATGTGCCGGCGGAGTTCATGCTGCAATGGATCGAGACGGTGCTGATCAACCGTCCCTTTACGGCAGCTGCCAGCCAAACCGGTCATCCGCACGCAACACCACCGCTAGCAGGCATACCGCTGATGACGGTGGAGGCGGGAATGGATGCCTTCGGCGGCGGCGGGCAGACCCATGCCGCCCACATGATGACCTCTACACCGAGCGAAGGTTGCCGACATACAGAGGAGGACGTCGGCCGTTTCGCCCTATTCAGCGGCGCCCGCTGGCGCGCCTCGGTGTTTCCGCGCGTCGCCGACTTCATTGCCAGCCACACTAGCCAGGAGGAGCCATCTTGCACGGCGCTGGCCGAGGATCTTCTGACACTTTCCGGCCTGACTCCGGCATTCGCCGCCCGGCTCAATCGCGAGGGCTTCTATTTCGTGCGCCAACTCGCAAGGCTCGACGAAGCCGCCGCCGTCCAGCTAGATCGGCGACTGGGGATCGCAACGCAGCCGATTGTCGCCCAAGTCAGCCACCAGGCACGCCGCCATCTGGCCGGGACTGGGGCGGTCTTGAACCGCAGAGATGGTAAGGCCATATAG
- the fabA gene encoding 3-hydroxyacyl-[acyl-carrier-protein] dehydratase FabA, protein MSLRKNSYEYEDLLSCGRGELFGPGNAQLPLPPMLMFDRIAEIAEVGGEFGKGLIRATLAVRPDLWFFPCHFKGDPVMPGCLGLDALWQMLGFFLGWSGSPGKGRALSVGEVKFSGMVTPAVKLVEYGVDLKRVLRGKLVLGIGDGWLKADGETIYKATDLRVGLFKAA, encoded by the coding sequence ATGAGTCTTCGCAAGAACAGCTACGAGTATGAGGATCTCCTTTCCTGCGGACGTGGGGAGTTGTTCGGGCCGGGCAATGCCCAGTTGCCCTTGCCGCCGATGCTGATGTTCGATCGCATCGCCGAGATTGCCGAGGTGGGCGGCGAGTTTGGCAAGGGCCTCATCCGTGCCACGTTGGCTGTCCGGCCTGACCTCTGGTTCTTTCCCTGTCATTTCAAGGGCGACCCGGTGATGCCCGGCTGCCTCGGCCTTGATGCTCTTTGGCAGATGCTCGGCTTCTTCCTTGGCTGGTCGGGTTCGCCCGGCAAGGGGCGGGCGCTTTCGGTCGGCGAAGTAAAGTTCTCCGGCATGGTGACCCCCGCCGTCAAGCTGGTCGAATACGGCGTCGACCTCAAGCGTGTGTTGCGCGGCAAGCTGGTGCTCGGCATTGGCGACGGCTGGCTAAAGGCCGACGGCGAGACCATTTACAAGGCGACGGATCTCCGCGTCGGCCTGTTCAAGGCTGCCTGA
- a CDS encoding heparan-alpha-glucosaminide N-acetyltransferase: MADSLPQRECAGARPRRLPLIDLLRGILLLAMASYHFSWDLANVRLVSWGVAVDPLWRGYAVAIAASFLLLSGLSFRLAERGGFDLFRYGTRLVRLALAAAAVSIGTYFVFPNAWIFFGILHMMLLASLLAPLLVRLPGAVLILFAAIALVLPHVWRSSAFDGIGWGFLGLAETPPVSNDLVPLFPWIAPYVIGLAIGGPLARLTERQTRQLPRGSHWLAWIGRHSLAFYLLHQPLLYGFAAGLAALIPVDPAVQRSSFVADCRAEYQRHGATPEMSERFCGCVATSVDETGIWANRDADTTFEPLLATAVQACQALPSGDISDPEAPESDD, translated from the coding sequence ATGGCTGATTCGTTACCCCAGAGAGAGTGCGCCGGAGCCCGTCCGCGGCGCCTGCCGCTGATTGACCTGCTGCGCGGCATTCTGCTCCTGGCTATGGCCTCCTATCATTTTTCCTGGGACCTCGCCAACGTCCGACTGGTGAGCTGGGGCGTCGCCGTCGATCCACTGTGGCGCGGCTATGCGGTGGCGATCGCCGCTAGCTTCCTGCTGCTGTCCGGCCTTTCCTTTCGCCTTGCCGAGCGAGGTGGCTTCGACCTGTTCCGCTACGGTACTCGCCTTGTCCGCCTCGCCCTCGCCGCTGCTGCTGTGTCGATCGGCACCTATTTTGTCTTCCCCAATGCCTGGATCTTTTTCGGCATCCTGCACATGATGCTGCTGGCTAGTCTTCTAGCGCCTTTACTCGTCCGGCTGCCCGGCGCAGTGCTGATCCTGTTTGCGGCGATAGCGCTCGTGTTGCCGCACGTGTGGCGATCATCTGCTTTCGATGGTATCGGCTGGGGCTTCCTCGGCCTCGCCGAGACACCTCCGGTCTCGAACGACCTAGTGCCCTTGTTTCCGTGGATCGCACCCTACGTCATCGGCCTCGCCATCGGTGGCCCGCTGGCGCGCCTCACCGAGCGGCAGACAAGGCAGCTACCGCGCGGCTCGCATTGGCTCGCCTGGATCGGTCGCCATTCCCTGGCCTTCTATCTCTTGCATCAGCCATTGCTCTATGGCTTTGCAGCCGGCCTCGCCGCGCTGATTCCCGTCGATCCGGCGGTGCAGCGGTCGAGCTTCGTCGCCGATTGTCGGGCCGAATATCAGCGCCATGGCGCTACGCCTGAGATGTCGGAGCGCTTCTGCGGCTGCGTTGCCACATCGGTGGACGAGACCGGCATCTGGGCGAACCGCGATGCCGACACAACCTTCGAGCCCCTGCTTGCGACCGCCGTCCAAGCCTGCCAGGCACTTCCGTCCGGCGATATTTCCGACCCGGAGGCCCCCGAGAGCGACGACTGA
- the fabI gene encoding enoyl-ACP reductase FabI codes for MNGLMAGKRGLIMGVANDHSIAWGIAKALSAAGAELAFTYQGDAFGRRVRPLAEEVGAKLLLPCDVEDEASVDAVFDALKAEWGRLDFVVHAIGFSDKNELKGRYADTTRANFSRTMVISVFSFTEVARKAAALMTEGGALLTLTYGGSTRVMPNYNVMGVAKAALESSVRYLAADFGADGIRVNAISAGPVRTLAGSGVTDARLMFNFQKKNAPLRRTVSIDEVGRSALYLLSDLSSGVTGEVHFVDSGYSIMSMPRIEELKEQDRRESAEEPAG; via the coding sequence ATGAATGGACTCATGGCCGGCAAGCGCGGCCTCATTATGGGCGTCGCCAACGACCATTCCATTGCCTGGGGTATCGCCAAGGCACTTTCCGCCGCCGGTGCCGAACTGGCCTTCACCTATCAGGGCGATGCCTTCGGTCGGCGTGTCAGGCCGCTGGCCGAAGAGGTCGGGGCGAAGTTGCTCCTGCCTTGCGACGTCGAGGATGAGGCGTCGGTCGACGCGGTGTTCGATGCCCTGAAGGCCGAGTGGGGACGGCTTGATTTCGTGGTGCACGCCATCGGCTTTTCCGACAAGAACGAGCTCAAGGGACGCTACGCGGACACCACGCGCGCCAATTTCTCGCGGACGATGGTCATCTCGGTGTTTTCCTTCACCGAAGTGGCGCGCAAGGCCGCCGCGCTGATGACCGAAGGCGGCGCTCTACTGACCCTGACTTACGGCGGTTCGACGCGCGTCATGCCCAACTACAACGTCATGGGCGTTGCCAAGGCGGCGCTTGAGAGTTCGGTGCGCTATCTTGCCGCTGATTTTGGCGCTGACGGCATCCGCGTCAATGCCATCTCGGCCGGTCCGGTCCGGACGCTGGCTGGCTCCGGCGTGACCGACGCTCGCCTGATGTTCAATTTCCAAAAGAAGAACGCGCCGCTGAGGCGTACCGTTTCGATCGACGAGGTCGGCCGTTCGGCCCTCTACCTGCTGTCTGATCTGTCGTCGGGCGTCACTGGCGAAGTCCACTTCGTCGATTCCGGCTATTCGATTATGTCGATGCCGCGGATCGAGGAGCTGAAGGAACAGGATCGCCGCGAATCCGCCGAAGAGCCGGCCGGTTGA
- a CDS encoding MmcB family DNA repair protein produces MPVPTAAFSSPIENFVNDGRQSENARLVQRGVGRLLAGHGFSILYELPLASGRRADVAALGTNGDIFIVEIKSSVEDFRADRKWPDYRLHCDRLFFATHAGVPAEIFPEDAGLIVADGYGGAILREAPDHRLAAATRRAMTLRFAHVAARRIQQLIDPQLPDMGAF; encoded by the coding sequence ATGCCCGTTCCGACCGCCGCCTTTTCTTCCCCGATTGAAAACTTCGTCAACGACGGCCGTCAATCGGAAAACGCACGCCTCGTGCAGCGCGGTGTCGGCCGCCTGCTGGCAGGGCACGGCTTCTCCATTCTTTACGAGCTGCCCCTCGCATCAGGCCGGCGGGCAGACGTGGCCGCGCTCGGTACGAACGGAGACATCTTCATCGTCGAGATTAAATCGTCGGTCGAAGATTTCCGCGCCGACCGCAAGTGGCCCGACTATCGGCTCCATTGCGACCGTTTATTCTTCGCCACGCATGCCGGCGTGCCAGCTGAGATCTTCCCAGAAGACGCCGGCCTGATCGTTGCCGATGGCTACGGCGGCGCCATTCTCAGGGAAGCGCCTGATCATCGGCTTGCCGCGGCGACCCGGCGGGCGATGACACTGCGCTTCGCCCACGTGGCAGCAAGACGGATTCAACAGCTGATCGACCCGCAGTTACCGGACATGGGCGCCTTCTGA
- a CDS encoding NAD-dependent succinate-semialdehyde dehydrogenase, which produces MTLQLKDPSLLVEACLIDGEFVGMPALDVTDPSTGAVVGRVPLTEADGTTRAVEAAERALPAWKRLLAKERSRLLRRWYELMIENRDDLALIMTAEQGKPLAEALGEIDYAAGYVEFYAEEAKRIAGETLPSPRNGARVLVTREAAGVVAAITPWNFPAAMITRKVAPALAAGCTAVVKPASETPLTALALARLAVRAGLPKGVLNVVTGKSSVVGDVLTSHPAVRVVSFTGSTEVGKKLIVQCAGTVKKIYTELGGNAPFIVFDDADLDAAVEGVMISKFRNMGQTCVCANRIYAQSGIHDAFVQKLTAAVNALKLGDGRTPGVTQGPLVNAKAVEKVEAHVADALAKGAKVVTGGVRSPLGGSFFEPTVMTGVTATMTVAREETFGPLAPVFRFETEEEAIRLANDTEFGLASYFYARDVGRIFRVAEGLQAGMVGINSGAISSELVPFGGVKESGNGREGSHHGIDEYVEKKYLLIAGLDR; this is translated from the coding sequence ATGACGCTACAGCTCAAGGATCCCTCGCTTCTGGTGGAAGCTTGCCTGATCGACGGCGAATTTGTCGGTATGCCCGCTCTCGACGTGACAGATCCCTCTACGGGCGCCGTCGTTGGGCGTGTCCCGCTGACAGAAGCGGATGGCACGACACGGGCCGTCGAGGCGGCCGAGCGCGCTTTGCCAGCCTGGAAGCGGCTTCTTGCCAAAGAGCGATCGCGTCTTCTGCGCCGCTGGTACGAACTGATGATCGAGAACCGCGATGATCTCGCGCTCATCATGACTGCCGAGCAGGGCAAGCCGCTTGCCGAGGCTTTGGGCGAGATCGACTATGCCGCCGGTTACGTCGAGTTCTACGCCGAGGAAGCCAAGCGTATCGCGGGCGAAACGCTGCCTTCGCCGAGGAACGGTGCCCGCGTGCTGGTGACCCGTGAGGCAGCCGGCGTCGTTGCCGCCATTACGCCATGGAATTTCCCGGCCGCGATGATCACCCGCAAGGTGGCGCCGGCGCTTGCCGCCGGCTGCACGGCGGTGGTCAAGCCCGCATCTGAGACGCCGCTCACCGCCCTGGCGCTTGCCCGTCTTGCGGTGCGCGCGGGGCTGCCGAAGGGCGTTCTCAATGTCGTCACCGGCAAGTCGTCGGTGGTGGGCGACGTCTTGACGAGCCACCCGGCTGTGCGTGTCGTCTCCTTTACCGGCTCGACCGAAGTCGGCAAGAAGCTGATTGTCCAGTGCGCGGGCACGGTGAAGAAGATCTACACCGAACTCGGCGGCAATGCCCCCTTCATCGTCTTCGACGACGCCGACCTCGACGCTGCCGTCGAGGGGGTGATGATCTCGAAGTTCCGCAACATGGGCCAGACCTGCGTTTGCGCCAATCGCATCTACGCCCAGTCCGGCATCCACGATGCCTTTGTGCAAAAGCTTACCGCTGCGGTCAACGCGCTGAAACTCGGTGACGGGCGGACACCGGGCGTGACGCAGGGGCCGCTTGTCAATGCGAAGGCCGTGGAGAAAGTCGAGGCGCACGTCGCCGATGCGCTCGCCAAGGGGGCGAAGGTTGTGACCGGCGGTGTCCGGTCGCCGCTTGGCGGCAGTTTCTTCGAGCCGACGGTAATGACCGGCGTGACGGCTACCATGACGGTCGCGCGCGAGGAGACCTTCGGTCCGCTCGCCCCAGTTTTCCGTTTCGAGACTGAGGAGGAAGCGATCCGGCTCGCCAACGATACGGAGTTCGGTCTCGCGTCTTATTTCTACGCCCGGGACGTCGGCCGCATCTTCCGCGTTGCCGAAGGGCTCCAGGCCGGCATGGTCGGTATCAATTCCGGCGCCATCTCTTCCGAACTGGTGCCGTTCGGTGGCGTCAAGGAAAGTGGCAATGGTCGCGAGGGATCGCACCATGGCATCGACGAATATGTTGAGAAAAAATATCTACTAATCGCCGGCCTCGACCGCTAA